The genomic stretch TTGGCTATGTGGTAGTGCAATTGGATGAAACTTGCCGAGCTGGCACCCTACTGGGATTTGTCCCCAGCGTGGCTACTACCATGCTACCGCTGACACAACTGCAATCTTTAGACGCTTTACTCCTGCGCTTGCATCACCCTGATCCTGCCGTTGTGCAACTGGGTCAATGGTTCAATCAGATTTTTGAACCCCAATGGCAGGCGATCGCGGCTTGGCTAGAGAACCGAGATACCAGTTATGCAATGGCTTTTCGAGCTAGACAGGTAAAAGGCATGATCATCGATACGCCGGAAGCGGTGAAACGCTTGGTTGAGCAGTTATACGCTAATCAGGCTGAGCAGGAAACAGAACATTCCACTCAAGGTGCTGCTAATTTGGGTGTTATTCCTGCCTTGACCCAACTGCTGCAAACCACGCAAGACGAAGAAATCCGTTGGACTGCGGCTGAACTGCTGTGGACGCTTGATCCTGATCACCCCGCCGCCGGAGTCAGACGCATCACAGACTTAGGCATTCACTTGGCAGGCCATGCGATCGCATTAATGGTAGCAATCTTGCCCAAGCCAGAACAAAAAGTGGCAGTACTCTTGCGGGTTTACCCAATGGCAGGTCAAGCTTATTTACCACCCGAATTGCAATTGGTTGGTTTAGATGCTGGAGGACAGGCGTTTTTGACCACCCAAGCTAGACGTAAAGATGATTACATTCAGTTGAAGTTTACCGCTGACCTAGGAGAACGATTTAGTGTGAGAATTGCTCTAGAGTCAGCTAGCATTGTGGAAAATTTTGTGGTTTAGCCTTGTTTCGCGGGCGATCGTAAGACGGAAAAAAGATTGTGAGCAAGTTGGTCGTCTTCAAGTTTGGTGAGGGTAGTTTTGCACAGGGGTTTCCTGTGATGCTGCAAATTGGCGAAGAGGGCCAGCCGTCCGCGATCGAGGTCAGAGGAAGGTTTCCAGCCGCTCCAGATATCCCTCGGCTATATCAGCATTGGCAAAAGGTTTACTATCGGCTAGGTGGTATGCGGATTGAAGTTCCTCCTGCCCAAGTGACTAATGTTTCCACCGTGACTGAGTGCGACCAAGCCGCTCAGAAACTGCGAGCCAGCTTAATCCACTGGTGGAGTCAAGCCAGCGTGCGGGATTTGCGCGAACAGGTTCAAGAAGAGGTGCAGCGCCATGAAACAGCACGGGTGATTGTGCAGACGCAAGATCTCCTTTTACGCAAACTCCCTTGGCATCTCTGGGCTTTGTTTGAG from Trichocoleus desertorum ATA4-8-CV12 encodes the following:
- a CDS encoding DUF1822 family protein, which gives rise to MIDSTQDLTITLPIPASARQVAQRFAQAQPNSEKAAQVYRNTLAVLVMRDYLQMLDIPTNLEASYSWNPIARLCADVADLEVTGVGRLECCSIQTGDRSCSMPPEVWQDRIGYVVVQLDETCRAGTLLGFVPSVATTMLPLTQLQSLDALLLRLHHPDPAVVQLGQWFNQIFEPQWQAIAAWLENRDTSYAMAFRARQVKGMIIDTPEAVKRLVEQLYANQAEQETEHSTQGAANLGVIPALTQLLQTTQDEEIRWTAAELLWTLDPDHPAAGVRRITDLGIHLAGHAIALMVAILPKPEQKVAVLLRVYPMAGQAYLPPELQLVGLDAGGQAFLTTQARRKDDYIQLKFTADLGERFSVRIALESASIVENFVV